One genomic segment of Dissulfurirhabdus thermomarina includes these proteins:
- the rpmE gene encoding 50S ribosomal protein L31, which produces MKKDIHPPYHTAKVRCACGNEFEVGSTLEEIRVEICSNCHPFFTGKQKLVDTAGRVEKFRKKYGLDKKDA; this is translated from the coding sequence ATGAAAAAGGACATCCATCCCCCCTATCACACCGCCAAGGTCCGCTGCGCCTGCGGCAACGAGTTCGAGGTGGGCTCCACCCTCGAGGAGATCCGGGTAGAGATCTGCTCCAACTGCCACCCCTTCTTCACCGGCAAGCAGAAGCTCGTGGACACCGCCGGCCGGGTCGAGAAGTTCCGCAAGAAGTACGGGCTCGACAAGAAGGACGCCTGA
- the prfA gene encoding peptide chain release factor 1, with the protein MHDKLEELERRYEALEARMGDPEVLKDPAAYRRVAKEHADLREVVEQYRILKDIDRQAEENRSLLHDPDPEIRDLARAELDDLERRRQETEDRLRVLLLPKDPNDEKNILLEIRAGTGGDEAALFAADLFRMYSRYAERRGWKVEVLSSHPTDIGGFKEIVALVSGDRVYSRLKYESGTHRVQRVPETEAQGRIHTSAVTVAVLPEADEVDAEIDPADLRIDVYRASGAGGQHVNKTESAVRITHLPTGLVVQCQDERSQHKNRAKAMKVLSARLLDLKRAQQEAELSEERRSLVGTGDRSGRIRTYNFPQGRVTDHRIGLTLYRLEAVLQGDLDELIEALGTHDRAQALAAAGA; encoded by the coding sequence ATGCACGACAAGCTCGAGGAACTGGAACGCAGATACGAGGCCCTCGAGGCCCGGATGGGCGACCCGGAGGTCTTGAAGGACCCCGCCGCCTACCGCCGCGTGGCCAAGGAACACGCGGATCTCCGGGAGGTGGTGGAGCAATACCGGATCCTCAAGGATATCGACCGCCAGGCCGAAGAAAACCGCTCCCTCCTCCACGACCCCGACCCCGAGATCCGGGACCTGGCCCGCGCCGAGCTCGACGACCTGGAACGCCGGCGGCAGGAGACGGAGGATCGCCTCAGGGTCCTCCTCCTCCCCAAGGACCCCAACGACGAGAAGAACATCCTGCTCGAGATCCGGGCGGGCACCGGTGGTGACGAGGCGGCCCTCTTCGCCGCCGATCTCTTCCGCATGTACAGCCGCTACGCCGAGCGCCGGGGCTGGAAGGTGGAGGTCCTGAGCTCCCACCCCACGGACATCGGGGGCTTCAAGGAGATCGTGGCCCTGGTGAGCGGCGACCGGGTCTACAGCCGCCTCAAGTACGAGAGCGGCACCCACCGGGTCCAGCGGGTCCCGGAGACCGAGGCCCAGGGGCGCATCCACACCTCCGCGGTCACCGTGGCGGTGCTCCCCGAGGCCGACGAGGTGGACGCCGAGATCGACCCCGCCGACCTCCGGATCGACGTCTACCGCGCCTCCGGCGCCGGCGGCCAGCACGTGAACAAGACCGAGTCGGCGGTCCGGATCACCCACCTCCCCACCGGCCTGGTGGTCCAGTGCCAGGACGAGCGCTCCCAGCACAAGAACCGGGCCAAGGCCATGAAGGTCCTCTCCGCCCGGCTCCTGGACCTCAAGCGCGCCCAGCAGGAGGCGGAGCTCTCCGAGGAACGGCGCAGCCTCGTGGGGACGGGCGACCGGAGCGGCCGCATCCGCACCTACAACTTCCCCCAGGGCCGGGTCACCGACCACCGCATCGGGCTCACCCTCTACCGCCTGGAGGCCGTCCTCCAGGGCGACCTCGACGAGCTCATCGAGGCCCTCGGCACCCACGACCGCGCCCAGGCCCTCGCCGCCGCCGGGGCATGA
- the prmC gene encoding peptide chain release factor N(5)-glutamine methyltransferase, which translates to MTTVGEALRTAAGRLAAAGIESPRLEAEFLLAAVLGEDDRFRLHARPERPLSPGQSACLDAWVARRAAREPLAYILGRWEFWSRAFEVTPATLIPRPETERLVEAALALRDRGGWTAPRVLDLGTGSGVIAVTLAAEWPDARVVAVDASPEALAVARRNALAHGVAGRVRLVCSDWGSALAPRGWAFDLVAANPPYVAAGDMAWLPPEVRDHEPRRALHGGPDGLDAVRRILAEARRLLRPGGRLLCEIGWDQAPAAAGLARRQGLDRVRVHRDLAGRDRVLAARRP; encoded by the coding sequence ATGACCACGGTCGGGGAGGCCCTCCGCACGGCGGCCGGGCGCCTCGCGGCGGCCGGCATCGAATCCCCCCGCCTCGAGGCGGAATTCCTGCTCGCCGCCGTCCTGGGCGAAGACGACCGCTTCCGCCTCCACGCCCGGCCGGAACGGCCCCTTTCTCCGGGCCAGTCGGCCTGCCTCGACGCCTGGGTGGCCCGCCGGGCCGCCCGGGAACCCCTGGCCTACATCCTCGGCCGCTGGGAATTCTGGTCGCGGGCCTTCGAGGTCACCCCGGCGACCCTGATCCCCCGCCCCGAGACCGAGCGCCTGGTGGAGGCGGCCCTCGCCCTCCGGGACAGGGGGGGATGGACCGCCCCCCGGGTCCTGGACCTCGGAACGGGCAGCGGCGTCATCGCCGTGACCCTGGCCGCGGAGTGGCCGGACGCCCGGGTGGTGGCCGTGGACGCGAGCCCGGAGGCCCTGGCGGTGGCCCGGAGAAACGCCCTGGCCCACGGCGTGGCCGGCCGGGTCCGGCTGGTCTGCTCGGACTGGGGTTCGGCCCTGGCGCCACGGGGGTGGGCCTTCGACCTCGTGGCCGCCAATCCCCCGTACGTGGCCGCCGGCGACATGGCCTGGCTCCCCCCGGAGGTCCGGGACCACGAACCCCGCCGGGCCCTCCACGGAGGGCCCGACGGCCTGGACGCCGTCCGGCGCATCCTGGCCGAAGCCCGCCGCCTGCTCCGGCCCGGGGGGCGCCTCCTGTGCGAGATCGGCTGGGACCAGGCGCCGGCGGCCGCCGGCCTGGCCCGGCGCCAAGGGTTGGACCGGGTGCGGGTGCACCGGGACCTGGCCGGGCGCGACCGGGTGCTGGCCGCCCGCCGGCCCTGA
- a CDS encoding dihydrolipoyl dehydrogenase family protein, which translates to MATRFDFDIGVIGGGAAGLTVAAGAARLGARTLLVEKAPALGGDCLHYGCVPSKTLIHTAKVRHLMGRAAEFGLPPVASSPVDFRRVAERIRSVIGAIQRHDSVERFCGLGVRVVFGAPRFRDDHAVEVGGRVHTAARWVVATGSSAAVPPVPGLDRTPYLTNRELFDLPELPGAMVILGGGPIAVEMAQAFQRLGTRVTVVQRSGEILSKEDPDLAGMVREILAAEGVRFLLGAKVEAVREAGGRREVVVRAGDGEGPRVLAADAVLVALGRRPNVEGLDLEAAGVRYGPKGIHVDPRLRTTRPHIFAAGDCIGGYQFTHAAGYEGGIVVSNAVFRLPRKVDYTYMPWCTYTDPELASIGLNEKRAQAAGIRYSVWSEDFEANDRSLAEGCRHGRIKLLLDEKERPIGLQILGPRAGDLLGEWAAFFNGKVKLATLAAAVHPYPTLAEINKRVAGDVLASKIFSGKVRKGLRFFFGLKGRACGPPEM; encoded by the coding sequence ATGGCCACCAGGTTCGACTTCGACATCGGTGTCATCGGGGGCGGGGCCGCCGGGCTCACCGTGGCCGCCGGGGCCGCCCGGCTCGGGGCCCGGACGCTCCTCGTGGAGAAGGCGCCGGCCCTCGGCGGCGACTGCCTCCACTACGGCTGCGTCCCCAGCAAGACCCTCATCCACACCGCCAAGGTGCGGCACCTCATGGGCCGGGCGGCGGAGTTCGGGCTGCCCCCCGTGGCGTCGTCCCCGGTGGATTTCCGGCGGGTGGCGGAGCGGATCCGCTCTGTGATCGGTGCCATCCAGCGCCACGACTCCGTGGAGCGGTTCTGCGGGCTCGGGGTGCGGGTGGTCTTCGGCGCGCCCCGTTTCCGGGACGACCACGCCGTGGAGGTGGGCGGCCGGGTGCACACCGCCGCCCGCTGGGTGGTGGCCACGGGTTCCTCGGCCGCGGTACCTCCCGTCCCCGGCCTCGACCGGACCCCGTACCTCACGAACCGAGAGCTCTTCGACCTCCCGGAGCTGCCTGGCGCCATGGTGATCCTCGGCGGCGGCCCCATCGCCGTGGAGATGGCCCAGGCCTTCCAGCGCCTCGGGACCCGGGTCACCGTGGTCCAGCGAAGCGGCGAGATCCTCAGCAAGGAGGACCCGGATCTCGCGGGCATGGTCCGGGAGATATTGGCGGCCGAGGGGGTGCGCTTCCTCCTCGGGGCCAAGGTCGAGGCCGTGCGCGAGGCCGGCGGCCGGCGGGAGGTGGTGGTCCGCGCGGGCGACGGGGAAGGCCCCCGGGTGCTCGCCGCCGACGCGGTGCTGGTGGCCCTCGGGCGGCGGCCCAACGTGGAGGGACTCGACCTCGAGGCCGCCGGCGTCCGCTACGGTCCCAAGGGTATCCACGTGGATCCGCGCCTCCGGACCACCCGCCCCCACATCTTCGCCGCCGGCGACTGCATCGGCGGCTACCAGTTCACCCACGCCGCCGGCTACGAGGGCGGCATCGTGGTGAGCAACGCCGTCTTCCGCCTCCCCCGAAAGGTGGATTACACCTACATGCCCTGGTGCACCTACACCGACCCGGAGCTGGCCAGCATCGGGCTCAACGAGAAGCGGGCCCAGGCCGCCGGCATCCGCTACTCCGTGTGGAGCGAGGACTTCGAGGCCAACGACCGCAGCCTGGCGGAGGGCTGCCGGCACGGACGGATCAAGCTCCTCCTCGACGAGAAGGAGCGGCCCATCGGGCTCCAGATCCTCGGTCCCCGGGCCGGCGACCTCCTCGGGGAATGGGCGGCCTTCTTCAACGGAAAGGTGAAGCTGGCCACCCTGGCCGCCGCCGTGCATCCCTATCCCACGCTGGCCGAGATCAACAAGCGGGTGGCCGGGGACGTTCTCGCCTCGAAGATCTTCTCGGGGAAGGTGCGAAAGGGGCTCCGGTTCTTCTTCGGCCTGAAGGGACGGGCCTGCGGGCCGCCGGAGATGTAG
- a CDS encoding TVP38/TMEM64 family protein, whose protein sequence is MAARRTAARVIVAAAVAALIAAAWLLDLHRYLTLEALKAAHGGLVALRRAHPLLVAGGYALTYVLVTALSLPGAAVMTLAGGAVFGLAVGTVIVSFASSIGATLAFLASRFLLGEWVQERYGDRLRAVNEGIEREGAFYLFTLRLVPVFPFFVINLVMGLTRMPVWTYYWVSQVGMLPATIVYVNAGRELARIDSPAGILSPGLLASFALLGLLPLLSRRAVAFWRARRGG, encoded by the coding sequence ATGGCGGCACGGAGGACGGCCGCGCGGGTCATCGTGGCCGCGGCGGTCGCGGCGCTTATCGCGGCGGCCTGGCTCCTGGACCTCCACCGGTACCTCACCCTGGAAGCCCTCAAGGCCGCCCACGGCGGCCTGGTCGCCCTCCGCCGGGCCCACCCCCTCCTGGTGGCCGGGGGCTACGCCCTTACCTACGTCCTGGTCACCGCCCTCTCCCTGCCCGGCGCCGCGGTCATGACCCTGGCGGGCGGGGCCGTTTTCGGGCTGGCGGTCGGGACGGTGATCGTCTCCTTCGCGAGCAGTATCGGGGCGACCCTCGCCTTTCTGGCCAGCCGGTTCCTCCTGGGGGAGTGGGTCCAGGAGCGCTACGGAGACCGGCTCCGCGCCGTGAACGAGGGCATCGAGCGCGAGGGGGCCTTCTACCTCTTCACCCTCCGCCTCGTCCCGGTCTTTCCCTTCTTCGTGATCAACCTGGTGATGGGGCTGACGCGGATGCCCGTCTGGACGTACTACTGGGTCTCGCAGGTGGGCATGCTCCCCGCCACCATCGTCTACGTGAACGCCGGGCGGGAACTGGCCCGGATCGATTCCCCCGCCGGGATCCTCTCACCGGGGCTCCTGGCGTCCTTCGCCCTTTTGGGGCTCCTGCCGCTGCTCTCCCGGAGGGCGGTGGCCTTCTGGCGGGCCCGGCGCGGCGGCTAA
- the guaB gene encoding IMP dehydrogenase, with product MLNDPIPQAYTFDDLLLVPAHSAVLPSEVDVSTRLTSDIRLNIPIVSAAMDTVTEAEMAISLAREGGIGIIHKNMTVEEQVREVERVKKSESGMIVSPVTVEPGTRIWQVQKIMRDYRISGVPVVREGKLVGIVTNRDLRFETNWDLPVEEVMTRENLVTAPVGITLEESKALLHEHRIEKLLVVDDEGNLKGLITIKDIEKIKKYPNACKDDLGRLRVGAAVGVGEGRLAHVEALLKAGVDVLVVDSAHGHSQGVIEAVEDIKKTFPNARVVAGNVATAEGAEALVKAGADVIKVGVGPGSICTTRVVAGVGVPQLTAIHDCAVVVNRHDRTLIADGGIKFSGDVTKAIGAGAHCIMAGSLLAGTDESPGELELFQGRSYKVYRGMGSLAAMKKGSRDRYFQDKVGTAAKLVPEGIEGRVPYRGPVAAMIYQLVGGLRSGMGYLGCRTIEELRQKARFVRITPAGLRESHVHDVIITKEAPNYWVER from the coding sequence ATGCTGAACGATCCCATCCCCCAGGCCTACACCTTCGACGATCTCCTCCTCGTGCCCGCCCACTCCGCGGTACTGCCCTCCGAGGTGGACGTCTCCACGCGGCTCACCTCGGACATCCGGCTCAACATCCCCATCGTGAGCGCGGCCATGGACACGGTCACCGAGGCGGAGATGGCCATCAGCCTGGCCCGGGAGGGAGGCATCGGCATCATCCACAAGAACATGACCGTGGAGGAACAGGTCCGCGAGGTGGAGCGGGTCAAGAAGTCGGAGAGCGGCATGATCGTCTCCCCGGTCACCGTGGAGCCCGGGACCCGGATCTGGCAGGTCCAGAAGATCATGCGCGACTACCGGATCTCCGGGGTCCCGGTGGTCCGGGAGGGCAAGCTCGTCGGCATCGTCACCAACCGGGACCTCCGTTTCGAAACCAACTGGGATCTCCCGGTGGAAGAGGTCATGACCCGGGAGAACCTCGTGACCGCCCCGGTGGGCATCACCCTGGAGGAGTCCAAGGCCCTCCTCCACGAGCACCGCATCGAAAAGCTCCTCGTGGTGGACGACGAGGGGAACCTGAAGGGGCTCATCACCATCAAGGACATCGAGAAGATCAAGAAGTATCCCAACGCCTGCAAGGACGACCTGGGCCGGCTCCGGGTGGGGGCCGCCGTGGGGGTCGGCGAGGGACGGCTCGCCCACGTGGAGGCCCTGCTCAAGGCCGGGGTGGACGTCCTGGTGGTGGACTCGGCCCACGGGCACTCCCAGGGCGTGATCGAGGCCGTGGAAGACATCAAGAAGACCTTCCCCAACGCCCGGGTGGTGGCCGGCAACGTGGCCACCGCCGAGGGGGCCGAGGCCCTGGTGAAGGCCGGGGCCGACGTCATCAAGGTGGGGGTCGGGCCCGGTTCCATCTGCACCACCCGCGTGGTGGCCGGCGTCGGGGTGCCGCAGCTCACCGCCATCCACGACTGCGCCGTGGTGGTGAACCGCCACGACCGGACCCTCATCGCCGACGGCGGCATCAAGTTCTCCGGCGACGTCACCAAGGCCATCGGCGCCGGCGCCCACTGCATCATGGCGGGCAGCCTGCTGGCGGGCACCGACGAGAGCCCCGGCGAGCTCGAGCTCTTCCAGGGCCGGAGCTACAAGGTCTACCGGGGCATGGGATCGCTGGCGGCCATGAAGAAGGGGAGCCGCGACCGCTACTTCCAGGACAAGGTGGGCACCGCGGCCAAGCTCGTCCCGGAGGGCATCGAGGGACGGGTCCCCTACCGGGGGCCGGTGGCGGCCATGATCTACCAGCTCGTGGGCGGGCTTCGCTCGGGGATGGGCTACCTCGGCTGCCGGACCATCGAGGAACTCCGCCAGAAGGCCCGCTTTGTGCGCATCACCCCGGCGGGGCTGCGGGAGAGCCACGTGCACGACGTGATCATCACCAAGGAAGCGCCCAACTACTGGGTGGAACGCTGA
- a CDS encoding sigma-54-dependent transcriptional regulator — translation MPPKILIVEDNRKLAALFAEALAGRFETEVAGTLREGARRLDRCDALLLDLQLPDGDGLSLIPEARRRRPGLPIIVATAYGTVQKAVEALRLGAQDFLEKPVDLTALARRFADALAPGPGGIVAESPAMRRAMELAGRVAGTAFPVLILGETGTGKEVIARHIHTRSGRAPLVTLNCASLPSELAESLLFGHVRGAFTGAVEAKEGLVAAARGGTLFLDEIGDLPLPLQPKLLRFLDEGTFLPLGSTEARTSDARVIAATNKDLRREAAEGRFREDLLFRLMAFPLELEPLRRRPEDILPLARHRLAHLRQSLGTPVELADEAADLLRTYTYPGNVRELFNLLDRAALLSGGRIQADDLLPLMEAPPAAPPEAGEGLRAAGEAERERRERELILEALRASGGNKAAAARALKVSYKTLLNKMKRLGLSEAPPAGTGPRRTTATDG, via the coding sequence ATGCCGCCCAAGATCCTCATCGTCGAAGACAACCGGAAGCTGGCCGCGCTCTTCGCCGAGGCCCTCGCCGGCCGGTTCGAGACCGAGGTGGCCGGGACCCTCCGGGAGGGGGCCCGCCGCCTGGACCGGTGTGACGCCCTGCTCCTCGACCTCCAACTCCCGGACGGCGACGGCCTCTCCCTCATCCCCGAGGCGCGCCGGCGCCGCCCGGGGCTTCCCATCATCGTGGCCACGGCCTACGGGACGGTCCAGAAGGCGGTGGAGGCCTTGCGCCTCGGGGCCCAGGACTTCCTCGAAAAACCCGTGGACCTCACCGCCCTGGCCCGCCGCTTCGCCGACGCCCTCGCCCCGGGGCCCGGCGGCATCGTGGCCGAGTCGCCCGCCATGCGCCGCGCGATGGAGCTTGCCGGGCGCGTCGCCGGCACCGCCTTCCCGGTGCTCATCCTCGGGGAGACGGGGACGGGGAAGGAGGTGATCGCCCGCCACATCCACACCCGGAGCGGGCGGGCGCCGCTCGTCACCCTGAACTGCGCAAGCCTCCCCTCGGAGCTGGCCGAGTCGCTCCTCTTCGGCCACGTCCGCGGGGCCTTCACCGGGGCCGTGGAGGCCAAGGAGGGGCTCGTCGCGGCCGCCCGGGGCGGCACCCTCTTCCTGGACGAGATCGGGGACCTGCCCCTCCCGCTCCAGCCCAAGCTCCTCCGCTTCCTGGACGAGGGCACCTTCCTCCCCCTGGGGAGCACCGAGGCCCGCACCTCGGACGCCCGCGTCATCGCCGCCACCAACAAGGATCTCCGGCGCGAGGCCGCAGAGGGCCGCTTCCGGGAAGACCTCCTCTTCCGGCTCATGGCCTTCCCCCTGGAGCTCGAGCCCTTGAGGCGCCGCCCCGAGGACATCCTGCCCCTGGCCCGCCACCGCCTCGCCCATCTCCGCCAGAGCCTCGGCACCCCCGTGGAGCTGGCGGACGAGGCCGCGGACCTCCTCCGGACCTACACCTACCCGGGAAACGTCCGGGAGCTCTTCAACCTGCTGGACCGCGCCGCCCTCCTCTCCGGCGGCCGGATCCAGGCCGACGACCTCCTCCCCCTCATGGAGGCCCCGCCCGCCGCCCCGCCGGAGGCGGGGGAGGGGCTCCGGGCGGCGGGAGAGGCGGAGCGGGAACGACGGGAACGGGAGCTCATCCTCGAGGCCCTCCGGGCCTCGGGCGGCAACAAGGCCGCGGCGGCCCGGGCCCTCAAGGTGAGCTACAAGACGCTCCTCAACAAGATGAAGCGGCTCGGCCTCTCGGAGGCGCCCCCCGCCGGGACGGGCCCGAGGCGCACGACGGCGACCGATGGGTAG
- a CDS encoding GspH/FimT family pseudopilin, with product MRHRTCRHHGAGPHRAEGFTLVEVLMVCAVIAIMAGMAALYLNSEGLRLRKAAFNLRADVVRAKSEAVKRNRRIEIRFGAGNYTVELASNGTDLWVTPFPPERMTATAGYPGTPPTLSISPRGTTTSGNVTLQNGTTRFILRTNNAGKVWLVGPEKT from the coding sequence ATGAGACACCGCACCTGCAGACACCACGGAGCGGGCCCCCACCGGGCCGAGGGCTTCACCCTGGTGGAAGTGTTGATGGTCTGTGCCGTCATCGCCATCATGGCGGGCATGGCGGCCCTGTACCTCAACTCCGAGGGCCTGCGCCTCCGGAAGGCCGCCTTCAACCTCCGGGCCGACGTCGTCCGGGCCAAGTCCGAGGCGGTGAAGCGCAACCGGCGCATCGAGATCCGCTTCGGCGCCGGCAACTACACGGTGGAACTCGCCTCCAACGGCACCGATCTCTGGGTCACGCCGTTTCCGCCGGAGCGGATGACCGCCACCGCGGGGTACCCCGGCACGCCGCCCACGCTGAGCATCTCCCCGCGGGGGACCACCACCAGCGGCAACGTCACCCTGCAAAACGGCACCACCCGGTTCATCCTCCGCACCAACAACGCCGGCAAGGTCTGGCTGGTGGGACCGGAGAAGACATGA
- a CDS encoding PilW family protein, protein MMNARARHLSMLAPRGFTLVEMMVTLVLLSLVVATIYASFGSQLKNESREEQVADMQMNARAAMDRLAWIFRHAGFGCRESFKTYNATLTDDNGTSFSRVFTIVDRTPDTAANSSDEVTVVLGFKKVGEVDGLHENTKTIKLKNVGTPTITTAAMKDFKSYLAFHPYPDNAFFRVTGISAPSYTLDKTVDTLLDETDVYMVAPIRIHVDANRTLLLENYAYTTASDWEVADGIEKLQFQYTTDDNGTTWSDDPADPGAIKAVRVWLLARAEHPDRNYTNTKTYTMAGVTFGPYNDGYHRLLMTTTVWLRNMNE, encoded by the coding sequence ATGATGAACGCCCGCGCACGACACCTCTCCATGCTCGCCCCCCGGGGTTTCACCCTGGTGGAGATGATGGTCACTCTGGTCCTGCTCTCCCTGGTGGTGGCCACCATCTACGCCTCCTTCGGCAGCCAGCTCAAGAACGAGTCCCGCGAGGAGCAGGTGGCCGACATGCAGATGAACGCCCGGGCGGCCATGGACCGCCTGGCCTGGATCTTCCGCCACGCGGGCTTCGGATGCCGGGAGTCCTTCAAGACCTACAACGCCACCCTCACCGACGACAACGGGACCAGCTTCTCCCGGGTCTTCACCATCGTGGACCGCACCCCGGACACCGCCGCCAACTCCTCCGACGAGGTGACGGTGGTCCTCGGCTTCAAGAAGGTGGGGGAGGTGGACGGGCTCCACGAAAACACCAAGACCATCAAGCTGAAGAACGTCGGCACCCCCACCATCACCACCGCGGCCATGAAGGACTTCAAGAGCTACCTCGCCTTCCATCCCTACCCGGACAACGCCTTCTTCCGGGTGACCGGGATCTCCGCCCCGAGCTACACCCTGGACAAGACCGTGGACACCCTCCTCGACGAAACGGACGTCTACATGGTGGCGCCGATCCGGATCCACGTGGACGCAAACCGCACGCTCCTCCTCGAGAACTACGCCTACACCACCGCGTCCGACTGGGAGGTGGCCGACGGCATCGAGAAGCTCCAGTTCCAGTACACCACCGACGACAACGGCACCACCTGGTCCGACGATCCCGCCGACCCGGGGGCCATCAAGGCGGTCCGGGTCTGGCTGCTCGCCCGGGCCGAGCACCCCGACCGGAACTACACCAACACCAAGACCTACACCATGGCCGGGGTCACCTTCGGTCCCTACAACGACGGCTACCACCGGCTGCTCATGACCACCACCGTGTGGCTGCGGAACATGAACGAGTGA
- a CDS encoding prepilin-type N-terminal cleavage/methylation domain-containing protein: MTQRRDARTIPGHPAGRPPTDEAGFTLIETIIAILILTVGILGWMAFQGSTIRQRTFSRELTRGLQVAQGRLDERAAVVSGWDTSKIGSAACNGTATDTVGAAAYSTRWTSDGDTPMGAAKTFWKVQVETTWRDAAGLTHRVTLDRLVEGK; this comes from the coding sequence ATGACGCAGAGAAGAGACGCGCGCACGATTCCCGGGCATCCCGCCGGACGGCCCCCGACCGACGAGGCGGGCTTCACCCTCATCGAGACCATCATCGCCATCCTGATCCTGACCGTCGGGATCCTCGGCTGGATGGCCTTCCAGGGGAGCACCATCCGGCAGCGGACCTTCAGCCGGGAGCTCACCCGCGGCCTCCAGGTGGCCCAGGGCCGGCTGGACGAGCGGGCCGCGGTGGTCTCGGGGTGGGACACCTCGAAGATCGGCTCGGCGGCTTGCAACGGCACCGCCACCGACACCGTGGGCGCCGCCGCCTACAGCACCCGCTGGACCAGCGACGGCGACACGCCCATGGGGGCGGCGAAGACCTTCTGGAAGGTCCAGGTGGAGACCACCTGGCGCGACGCGGCCGGGCTCACCCACCGGGTCACCCTGGACCGGCTGGTGGAAGGAAAATGA
- a CDS encoding pilus assembly PilX family protein — MTDERPLREDARPGESGIALVISLVVLAALMVVAIGLSQMVSIDIGISGNIYQYAQALNRAESGLGMAEEGVAYSIDNMGAEGDGNGTVTVPMTLGGTAYTLGMKVVPGTSLYGDGGNVTISSADGSARAVVDFLNVDWAQGASIQMAAGYEGVGKSAAAGGANRWYAIESTGVNARGSGGRAVVEEVYRYVLGSGGF; from the coding sequence ATGACCGACGAACGGCCTCTCCGCGAAGACGCGCGCCCCGGTGAATCGGGCATCGCCCTGGTCATCAGCCTGGTGGTGCTGGCCGCCCTCATGGTGGTGGCCATCGGGCTGAGCCAGATGGTCTCCATCGACATCGGGATCTCCGGCAACATCTACCAGTACGCCCAGGCCCTCAACCGCGCGGAGAGCGGGCTCGGCATGGCCGAGGAGGGGGTCGCCTACTCCATCGACAACATGGGGGCCGAGGGTGACGGCAACGGCACCGTCACGGTGCCCATGACCCTGGGCGGCACCGCCTACACCCTGGGCATGAAGGTGGTCCCGGGGACCTCGCTCTACGGTGACGGCGGAAACGTCACCATCTCCTCCGCCGACGGCTCCGCCCGGGCCGTGGTGGACTTTCTCAACGTGGACTGGGCCCAGGGGGCCTCCATCCAGATGGCCGCGGGCTACGAGGGCGTGGGGAAAAGCGCCGCGGCCGGCGGGGCCAACCGCTGGTACGCCATCGAGAGCACCGGGGTGAACGCCCGGGGAAGCGGCGGCCGCGCCGTGGTGGAGGAGGTCTACCGCTACGTGCTCGGAAGCGGCGGCTTCTAG